In one Candidatus Nomurabacteria bacterium genomic region, the following are encoded:
- a CDS encoding glycosyltransferase, with product MKILSVGGGSGGHVTPVVAVLRELRQTHPELIVRFWCDRHFVTEARKIMAEYDPNIRVQTVWGGKFRRYQHLSKLQHLLVPSVVFLNIRDLFLVAVGLCQSFLNLLIWRPNVVFLKGGYVCLPVGLAAWILRIPVVIHDSDAHPGLTNRLLAPFAKRIATGVSLDHYNYPAKKTSYVGIPIDNAYRPLTDKKRQAVKKSLGFDSSRPLTVFIGGGQGARQINDAVALHLDELLAVTNVVLVAGSANYDELRSLTPQNDRRFKLEAFISHGLPELLGAADVVVTRAGATALLELAALTRPTIVVPSKRLTWQVKHAKLYVDMQAVYLLDEDMFNEPGDASLVTAVSRVLSDTVLRKKLEHNLHRLARPDAARDLATIIMSAARKR from the coding sequence ATGAAGATTCTCAGCGTCGGCGGGGGGTCGGGCGGTCACGTCACGCCGGTCGTCGCCGTCCTGCGTGAACTGCGCCAGACTCATCCTGAATTGATTGTACGTTTTTGGTGCGATCGTCATTTCGTGACTGAAGCACGCAAAATAATGGCTGAATACGATCCAAATATTCGTGTCCAGACCGTATGGGGAGGGAAGTTCAGGCGATATCAACATTTGTCAAAATTACAACACTTATTAGTCCCATCGGTAGTATTTCTTAACATTCGTGATTTGTTTCTCGTTGCAGTCGGTCTGTGTCAAAGTTTTCTCAATTTGCTTATATGGCGACCAAATGTCGTATTTTTAAAGGGTGGATACGTATGCCTACCCGTGGGCCTGGCGGCGTGGATACTGCGTATTCCCGTAGTAATCCATGACAGCGACGCGCATCCTGGTTTGACGAATAGATTGCTCGCTCCATTTGCAAAACGAATTGCCACGGGTGTCTCGTTAGATCATTACAACTATCCTGCTAAAAAGACCTCGTATGTCGGCATTCCAATCGATAATGCGTATCGGCCTCTCACTGATAAGAAGCGTCAGGCTGTAAAAAAATCTCTTGGTTTTGATTCAAGTCGTCCACTGACGGTGTTTATTGGTGGCGGACAAGGGGCGCGGCAAATTAACGATGCCGTAGCGCTTCACCTTGACGAATTATTGGCCGTGACTAATGTCGTGCTTGTGGCGGGATCGGCGAATTATGACGAGCTTCGTAGCCTGACTCCGCAAAATGACCGAAGGTTTAAATTGGAGGCTTTCATTTCACACGGTCTACCGGAATTACTTGGTGCTGCGGACGTCGTTGTGACGAGAGCAGGTGCAACGGCGCTACTTGAGCTGGCTGCATTAACGAGGCCGACGATTGTTGTGCCAAGTAAACGTCTGACATGGCAAGTAAAGCACGCCAAGCTATACGTAGACATGCAAGCAGTTTATCTGCTAGACGAGGATATGTTCAACGAGCCTGGGGACGCGTCGTTAGTTACAGCCGTCAGCCGTGTGCTGAGTGACACCGTATTACGTAAAAAATTAGAGCATAATTTACACCGCTTGGCTCGTCCTGACGCGGCCCGAGACCTGGCTACTATAATAATGAGCGCCGCGCGGAAACGTTAA
- a CDS encoding trypsin-like peptidase domain-containing protein: protein MIEKVGAVLASATLLSGCGSNIVNALNLTPAYTEINLDSLPETLPDAVTQQIPNVVALTDNIPFLSQTEYCSGVRVDQRDYLSAGHCDYQLASNALTLCVDMSISSQSAITADGESIPVIKKAGTFTGDTSGKVNIVLNNAPEDALLVETAYEPLPYSTPTHFRDSSSEISPGTPLYLVNYEPTADNRLRSPYAKDLYANELQAGLNKPAIFGAIALKQFSDGTTMAIAGIKSYSMPPETDARGGSSGGPVYDAAGNLVGTTINLFNYSSLPEVENDLGVTFKNSSNETGVNVFLIQDSTPSLIDDLQAKQQPTDGC from the coding sequence ATGATAGAAAAAGTTGGAGCGGTACTTGCATCAGCAACACTACTATCCGGGTGCGGTTCAAATATAGTCAATGCTTTAAATCTGACCCCCGCATATACAGAAATCAATCTAGATAGTCTACCCGAAACGCTGCCCGATGCCGTCACACAACAGATTCCTAACGTTGTCGCACTCACCGACAACATTCCATTCCTTTCTCAAACAGAATATTGCTCTGGAGTACGCGTAGACCAACGCGACTATTTAAGCGCGGGCCATTGCGACTACCAGCTTGCAAGTAATGCGCTAACACTTTGCGTAGACATGTCTATCAGCAGTCAATCAGCAATCACCGCAGACGGCGAATCAATCCCGGTTATTAAAAAAGCCGGAACCTTTACTGGCGACACCAGCGGAAAGGTTAACATCGTCCTCAATAACGCTCCAGAAGATGCTCTCCTTGTTGAAACGGCATACGAGCCTCTTCCTTACTCAACACCGACACACTTTAGAGATTCTTCTTCGGAAATTTCACCCGGAACGCCGCTATACCTCGTTAATTACGAGCCGACAGCAGACAATAGACTACGATCGCCCTACGCGAAAGACCTATACGCTAACGAACTACAGGCAGGCCTCAACAAACCAGCAATCTTCGGTGCTATCGCTTTAAAACAGTTTTCAGACGGCACAACTATGGCTATCGCGGGCATCAAATCATACAGCATGCCACCAGAGACTGATGCACGCGGGGGATCAAGTGGTGGCCCCGTCTACGACGCAGCTGGCAATCTAGTCGGCACAACTATCAATCTCTTTAATTACTCGTCACTTCCAGAAGTAGAAAACGACCTTGGCGTAACTTTCAAGAACTCTTCTAACGAAACTGGGGTTAACGTATTTCTCATACAAGACTCAACGCCATCGCTCATCGATGATCTGCAGGCGAAACAACAGCCGACCGATGGCTGTTAA
- a CDS encoding type IV secretion system DNA-binding domain-containing protein, whose product MGQWLSNMEVISWIINLILSWYVWIPAVLILGYLTWRNYQQIDAVRAIESTLLILEIPKANDKSELAAEQLFASLHGILRDKDELKQTGGIQEHLSFEIASVNGQIRFYVWVPTALRSFVEGQIYSQYPTVQIHEADEDYVAHERDHSVVYTSDITLTGSEFLPIKTFQSFEVDPLAGITGTLAKLETTGEELWVQVLVRPIADDWHKSTERWIKNVKSGGGGFMSALSEGKGFDAKWFLGLLEALWRPPEQGANGKPETPELSDRDKTRISEAETKATKLGYQVKIRLVYLGESQTNAKLQMQAIVGTFKQFNSTNLNGFKMTNASFRKEDLERYRARLFADKGYILNIEEVASVFHLPHTNVETPNIVWASSKTAEPPAKLPVLTGDDAIDENISAFGLTNFRGINHQFGMLRVDRSRHMYIIGQTGAGKSGTLALLALSDIFHNQGYAIIDPHGDFAVDNMKFIPASRLKDVVYFNPADTAYPLGFNPLEVTDPNMKSNISSEVIGVLERMFSNSWGPRLEYILRYTILALLDRPETTMLDITRMLTDKKFRKETLSYCKDTVVLQFWNIEFSSWTEKFQAEAIAPILNKVGAFTANPIIRNIIGQPKSTFNIRQMMDEGKILIVNLSKGLLGEDNSSVLGAFLVTKIQLAAMSRSDIPNIEDRRPFYLYVDEFQNFATDSFATILSEARKYGLNLTVANQYISQMSETVRDAVFGNVGTMISFRVSADDAPILSKQFEPQFEANDLLQMHNRNFVINMVIRGEKAPAFSARTLQLPPAQTDNSAVIIEHTRANYSRKREDVEQAINNLIQPPEHLQRKGPGNPKTPAQAKQWPIDEGAKPVASATRQPASTEPNRPKFIIETPQGEAAVANRVETTPRPTLGPKPVTRVEDDDKSKEVPPKSADEPKEEQPVKKKRTRNRRKKSQAKEADDNQKDDASKNAKTEQTSEPKPDTREREKKSDTQPERKQSRADERQPRVAAATTKPEPIKSESKPSPSEKQKDDGTLGLLKIR is encoded by the coding sequence GTGGGACAATGGTTAAGTAATATGGAAGTAATCTCCTGGATTATCAATCTGATACTTTCCTGGTACGTATGGATACCAGCCGTATTAATACTTGGCTATTTGACGTGGCGAAATTATCAACAAATCGACGCCGTCAGGGCAATCGAGAGTACACTTCTTATTCTCGAAATCCCAAAGGCGAACGATAAATCCGAGCTCGCTGCCGAGCAGCTATTTGCGAGTCTGCATGGCATCCTACGCGACAAAGACGAGCTCAAACAAACCGGCGGGATTCAAGAGCACCTTAGTTTCGAGATAGCATCGGTCAATGGCCAAATTCGTTTCTACGTCTGGGTACCGACAGCTCTTCGTAGCTTTGTCGAAGGTCAAATTTATTCACAATATCCAACCGTCCAAATTCACGAAGCCGACGAGGACTACGTTGCCCACGAGCGCGACCACAGCGTCGTCTATACGAGCGACATTACACTAACGGGCAGTGAATTTCTTCCGATAAAGACTTTCCAAAGTTTTGAGGTCGACCCCTTAGCTGGTATCACTGGTACACTCGCCAAACTCGAAACAACCGGAGAGGAACTCTGGGTACAGGTGCTTGTGCGACCAATCGCGGATGACTGGCATAAATCAACAGAGCGCTGGATCAAGAACGTGAAATCGGGTGGGGGAGGCTTCATGAGCGCCCTTAGCGAAGGGAAGGGATTCGACGCAAAATGGTTCCTAGGCCTACTTGAAGCATTATGGCGTCCGCCAGAACAAGGAGCAAACGGCAAGCCCGAGACTCCCGAACTTTCAGATCGTGACAAAACCCGCATCAGCGAAGCAGAAACAAAGGCAACAAAATTAGGATATCAAGTAAAAATCCGATTGGTGTATCTTGGTGAAAGTCAGACCAACGCCAAATTACAGATGCAGGCAATCGTAGGTACGTTTAAACAATTCAACAGTACCAATCTTAATGGCTTCAAGATGACCAATGCCAGCTTCCGCAAAGAAGACCTAGAACGCTATCGAGCACGCTTATTTGCTGACAAAGGCTACATCTTAAACATCGAAGAAGTCGCCAGCGTCTTTCACTTACCGCATACCAATGTGGAGACGCCAAATATCGTCTGGGCATCTTCCAAAACCGCCGAACCGCCTGCAAAGCTACCCGTATTGACGGGTGATGATGCAATTGATGAAAACATCAGTGCCTTTGGATTGACGAATTTCCGCGGCATCAACCACCAGTTTGGCATGCTACGCGTTGATCGTTCGCGACACATGTACATCATCGGTCAAACTGGGGCAGGTAAGTCCGGCACACTCGCACTATTAGCACTCAGTGATATTTTCCATAATCAAGGGTACGCCATCATAGACCCGCACGGTGACTTTGCTGTCGACAATATGAAATTTATCCCTGCGTCACGTTTGAAAGATGTCGTTTATTTCAACCCCGCCGACACGGCGTATCCGCTTGGGTTTAACCCCCTTGAAGTAACTGACCCCAACATGAAATCGAACATTAGCTCCGAAGTTATCGGCGTACTAGAACGTATGTTTAGCAATAGCTGGGGGCCACGTCTCGAGTATATTCTGCGGTATACCATCTTGGCCCTCCTTGACCGACCAGAGACAACCATGCTCGATATCACGCGTATGCTGACAGACAAAAAATTCCGCAAAGAAACGCTCTCATACTGCAAAGATACCGTCGTTCTACAATTCTGGAACATAGAATTTAGTAGTTGGACAGAGAAGTTTCAAGCAGAGGCAATCGCTCCGATCCTCAACAAAGTCGGCGCCTTTACGGCTAATCCTATCATCCGTAATATCATCGGTCAGCCCAAATCAACCTTTAACATCCGCCAGATGATGGACGAAGGCAAGATTTTAATTGTCAACTTATCGAAAGGCTTGCTCGGCGAGGACAACTCAAGTGTACTTGGAGCATTCTTGGTGACCAAGATTCAATTGGCGGCCATGAGCCGTAGCGACATCCCAAATATCGAAGACCGCCGTCCATTCTACCTGTATGTTGACGAGTTTCAGAACTTCGCGACCGATTCGTTTGCCACAATTTTGTCCGAAGCCCGCAAATACGGCTTGAATCTAACCGTGGCGAATCAATATATTTCACAGATGAGCGAAACTGTTCGTGATGCCGTTTTTGGCAACGTAGGTACCATGATTAGTTTCCGTGTATCTGCCGACGATGCGCCAATCCTGTCTAAGCAATTCGAGCCACAGTTTGAGGCAAATGACCTCTTGCAGATGCACAATCGAAACTTCGTCATAAACATGGTCATCAGGGGAGAGAAGGCCCCTGCCTTTAGCGCACGTACACTCCAGTTGCCACCAGCACAAACAGACAACTCTGCGGTTATTATCGAACACACACGAGCAAACTATAGCCGTAAACGAGAAGACGTAGAGCAGGCTATCAATAATCTCATACAGCCACCGGAGCATTTGCAACGCAAAGGTCCCGGCAATCCAAAAACACCCGCCCAGGCTAAACAGTGGCCAATTGATGAAGGCGCAAAACCTGTAGCTTCGGCAACAAGGCAGCCCGCAAGTACTGAGCCAAATCGACCAAAATTCATCATAGAGACGCCACAGGGAGAAGCGGCCGTCGCTAACAGAGTCGAAACAACACCAAGGCCAACTCTAGGTCCCAAACCAGTCACTAGGGTAGAGGATGATGATAAATCCAAGGAAGTACCACCAAAATCTGCTGATGAACCAAAAGAAGAGCAACCCGTAAAGAAAAAACGCACCCGTAATCGTCGCAAAAAATCTCAAGCAAAAGAAGCCGACGACAACCAAAAAGACGACGCTAGCAAGAACGCAAAGACCGAGCAAACGTCAGAACCAAAACCTGACACACGCGAACGTGAAAAGAAATCCGATACGCAGCCAGAACGTAAACAAAGCCGAGCCGACGAGCGGCAGCCACGAGTCGCCGCTGCTACTACAAAACCGGAACCGATAAAATCAGAATCAAAGCCATCACCATCGGAAAAGCAAAAAGACGACGGTACTCTGGGACTGCTCAAAATCCGCTAG
- the mraY gene encoding phospho-N-acetylmuramoyl-pentapeptide-transferase: protein MTYQPINELTVTFLLCFLTFILAMLLTPIYTYLAYRYKFWKKQRKTSTTGEMLKVFTKLHEDKFKRNIPTMAGVIAIAAVSMITVLFNFDRAQTWLPLAALVGGGAVGLLDDVINIKGRGGGVAGLRSSVKFTMITVLGLALGWYFSVKLGYDSIHLPFLGNWIAGWWMIPLFAFAVVATGNAVNISDGLDGLAGGLLTIAYGAFGVIATLQGHFLLAGFCFTVLGALLAYLWFNIYPARFFMGDVGSFALGTSLGVVAMMTNTLFLLPVIGIVFVFEAGSSLVQIFSKRVFHRKVFISAPIHHHLEAIGWPETKVTMRFWVIGAVAAFAGVLLALAGGHI, encoded by the coding sequence ATGACGTATCAACCCATTAATGAATTGACAGTGACCTTTCTTCTTTGTTTTCTTACGTTTATTTTGGCGATGCTGTTGACGCCTATCTATACGTATTTGGCGTATCGTTATAAATTCTGGAAAAAACAGCGTAAAACCAGCACAACGGGCGAGATGCTCAAAGTTTTTACGAAACTCCATGAAGATAAATTCAAGCGTAATATACCGACGATGGCGGGTGTGATAGCTATAGCCGCAGTTTCAATGATCACGGTATTATTTAACTTTGATCGTGCGCAGACTTGGCTACCGCTTGCGGCGCTTGTAGGCGGCGGGGCTGTTGGTCTACTTGATGACGTGATTAATATTAAAGGACGGGGAGGGGGAGTTGCTGGGTTGCGTTCAAGTGTTAAGTTTACGATGATTACTGTCCTCGGATTAGCACTAGGCTGGTATTTCTCGGTCAAGCTTGGATACGACAGCATTCATTTACCGTTTCTTGGCAATTGGATTGCGGGTTGGTGGATGATTCCACTCTTTGCCTTTGCTGTTGTCGCTACGGGCAATGCGGTTAATATTAGTGACGGGCTGGACGGTTTGGCCGGCGGGTTGCTAACGATTGCATATGGCGCATTCGGTGTCATTGCAACGCTACAAGGACACTTCTTGTTAGCTGGTTTTTGCTTTACTGTACTCGGAGCTCTGTTGGCGTATCTATGGTTTAACATTTACCCGGCACGTTTTTTCATGGGTGACGTCGGTAGTTTCGCGCTCGGTACTTCACTCGGTGTTGTGGCTATGATGACGAATACCTTGTTCTTGCTACCCGTTATAGGTATCGTATTTGTCTTTGAGGCCGGCTCTAGTTTAGTGCAGATATTTAGTAAGCGTGTTTTTCATAGAAAAGTATTTATTTCAGCACCCATTCATCATCACCTTGAAGCTATTGGCTGGCCGGAAACTAAGGTGACGATGCGTTTTTGGGTTATTGGTGCGGTTGCCGCGTTCGCTGGCGTACTATTAGCACTTGCGGGAGGGCATATATAG
- a CDS encoding FtsW/RodA/SpoVE family cell cycle protein, with translation MSLRRQLSQRVADAPFVRRHNPDRHIALYMGLLMLLGLIIMYAIGPQRANVLNNSYGTDYYSSTYFFIKQTISLFLATVAFVVVASLPFKILLRHSGKIVVAGFAACVLLVFFGNLLHVSAIAQCSLGACRWFSLGPLGSLQPAEFLKFGILIYLAGFLGVRVKQGLINDWSQTLVPLGVLVGTALIFIIGIQKDMGTGITLVIMIAAMLYVSGLKYKIGLSLLGVSLLAGVFFILIAPHRIDRVLTFLNGDSSSVVGAGDYHIAHAKMAIGSGGLFGVGIGNSVEATGYLPEAINDSVFAIMGETFGFVGLVAILGLFTALLMRLLRVADNLSDVRERIVVGGVFGWLGAHVILNVGAMTGVIPLTGITLPLLSFGGTSMVFIAAALGLAFQLSRYTVFGSKLGGNGYEDSQRRRGVGRSRHAGRRRPA, from the coding sequence GTGAGTTTACGACGGCAACTTTCACAGCGTGTCGCTGATGCTCCGTTTGTTCGTCGGCATAATCCTGACCGTCATATTGCGCTTTATATGGGACTTTTGATGCTACTGGGCTTGATTATTATGTATGCAATTGGTCCGCAGAGGGCTAATGTATTAAATAATTCGTATGGTACAGACTATTACAGTTCAACGTACTTTTTCATAAAGCAGACAATTAGTCTCTTTTTGGCGACGGTAGCCTTTGTCGTTGTTGCTTCATTACCGTTTAAAATACTTTTAAGGCATTCAGGTAAGATTGTTGTTGCTGGTTTTGCGGCGTGTGTATTGTTGGTTTTCTTTGGAAATTTATTACACGTTAGTGCAATCGCGCAATGTAGTCTTGGCGCGTGTCGATGGTTTAGTCTTGGCCCCCTCGGCAGTTTGCAGCCTGCTGAGTTCTTAAAGTTTGGAATATTGATATACTTAGCGGGTTTTTTAGGTGTACGAGTAAAGCAGGGGCTTATAAACGATTGGTCGCAAACACTTGTACCGCTTGGCGTTCTAGTTGGAACTGCTCTAATATTTATAATCGGGATACAAAAAGACATGGGTACGGGTATTACCCTCGTAATTATGATTGCGGCAATGCTATACGTTTCTGGGCTGAAATATAAGATAGGACTTTCGCTTTTAGGCGTGTCGCTGTTGGCCGGAGTGTTCTTTATTTTGATTGCGCCACATCGAATTGATCGTGTTTTGACATTTTTAAACGGTGATAGTAGTTCGGTTGTTGGTGCCGGTGATTATCATATAGCGCATGCAAAAATGGCAATCGGATCGGGCGGTCTGTTTGGCGTGGGTATAGGCAATAGTGTCGAGGCAACCGGGTATTTGCCAGAAGCAATTAATGACTCGGTTTTTGCCATTATGGGTGAGACGTTCGGATTTGTTGGACTCGTTGCGATATTAGGACTATTTACGGCTCTTTTGATGCGACTTTTAAGAGTGGCAGATAACTTGTCGGATGTACGTGAGCGAATTGTTGTAGGGGGCGTCTTCGGATGGTTGGGAGCGCACGTGATTTTGAATGTTGGTGCTATGACAGGGGTTATTCCTCTTACGGGTATTACGCTGCCACTTCTTAGTTTTGGCGGTACTAGCATGGTATTTATTGCAGCTGCGCTCGGTTTGGCATTTCAACTGTCGCGTTACACGGTATTCGGTAGTAAACTAGGGGGGAATGGCTATGAAGATTCTCAGCGTCGGCGGGGGGTCGGGCGGTCACGTCACGCCGGTCGTCGCCGTCCTGCGTGA
- the topA gene encoding type I DNA topoisomerase: MTKNLVIVESPAKAKTIEKYLGRDFVVLSSIGHIRSIVKKTTDGTPPIDVKNDFKTQYEVDPEKKKVITELKKAVKVADTVWLATDEDREGEAIAWHLCEVLKLDPATTNRIVFHEITKTAIEEAVKNPRTVDMHLVQAQQARQILDRIVGFELSPVVWQKVPGGKSAGRVQSPAVRLLVEREREITAFEGSFQFKVTAIFMQGKDEIKAELPQRFKTEEQAQQFLESLLDATFTVTDIATTPGTRNPTAPFTTSTLQQEANSRLSFGSKATMASAQKLYQAGKITYMRTDSVNLSGQAIAAIKDFIVSKYGADYSQVRQFKTKSSGAQEAHEAIRPTDMGLEQGSSNEYDQKLYNLIRNRTLASQMAPARLEKTTITISISSSKETFEAKGEVILFDGFLKVYGTNKKEDDILPAVTKGDLLQLNEATAKQTFARPPARFTEGSLVKKLEELGIGRPSTYATIIDTIQTRGYVLRGEGEGTERDTIVLSLKNDTVNKEVIQEKTGADRGKLVPTPAGELIADFLGEHFEQVVDYDFTAKVEEQFDQIATNKLARNAMLKAFYTPFHKLIEQSGGIDRSKVGQSRTIGTDPKTGKLITARFGRFGPMLQLGEATDDDKPQFAPMPTGAKIESVTLEQALVAFQLPRLVGTTSDGKEIKANIGRFGPYIQVDKLFVSIKPEDPHDITLEKALELYEAKLKAEAEKNIADFGDGVKVLNGRWGPYVTDGKKNAKIPKDTDPKSITHEQAKQMLDEAPTSKKRFARRKK, encoded by the coding sequence ATGACAAAGAATCTAGTTATCGTCGAGTCGCCAGCCAAGGCAAAAACGATCGAGAAATATCTCGGTCGTGATTTTGTTGTCTTGTCTTCTATTGGTCACATCCGCAGTATCGTCAAAAAGACCACAGACGGCACGCCGCCAATCGACGTCAAGAATGACTTCAAAACTCAATACGAAGTCGACCCAGAGAAGAAAAAAGTTATTACAGAACTAAAAAAGGCCGTTAAAGTTGCCGACACCGTCTGGCTTGCAACCGATGAAGACCGCGAAGGAGAGGCTATTGCCTGGCATCTTTGCGAAGTCCTGAAACTTGATCCTGCTACAACGAATCGGATCGTATTTCACGAAATCACAAAGACCGCCATCGAAGAGGCTGTTAAAAATCCTCGTACCGTTGATATGCATCTGGTGCAAGCACAACAAGCTCGACAAATCCTCGACCGCATCGTCGGTTTTGAGCTCAGTCCGGTCGTATGGCAAAAAGTTCCTGGTGGTAAATCTGCCGGTCGCGTCCAATCGCCAGCAGTTCGTTTACTTGTCGAACGTGAGCGCGAGATTACTGCGTTCGAAGGCTCGTTCCAGTTCAAGGTCACTGCGATATTTATGCAGGGTAAGGATGAGATAAAAGCCGAGTTACCACAACGTTTCAAAACTGAAGAACAAGCTCAACAATTTCTTGAGAGTCTGCTCGACGCCACCTTTACGGTTACTGATATTGCCACTACGCCAGGTACACGCAATCCGACGGCACCGTTTACTACAAGTACTCTCCAGCAAGAAGCAAACTCGCGCCTCAGTTTCGGAAGCAAGGCAACCATGGCCAGCGCGCAAAAACTCTATCAAGCCGGTAAAATTACATATATGCGTACCGACAGCGTCAATCTGTCAGGGCAGGCTATTGCAGCTATCAAAGATTTCATTGTTAGCAAGTACGGCGCCGACTATAGTCAGGTTCGTCAATTTAAAACCAAGTCATCTGGCGCCCAAGAAGCTCACGAAGCCATCCGTCCAACAGACATGGGCCTAGAACAGGGCAGTTCTAACGAATACGATCAAAAATTATACAACCTCATACGAAATCGTACACTCGCCAGCCAGATGGCACCTGCCAGGCTCGAGAAAACTACCATCACTATCTCTATCAGCTCATCAAAAGAAACATTCGAAGCTAAGGGCGAAGTAATCTTGTTCGACGGATTCCTAAAGGTCTACGGTACAAATAAAAAAGAAGACGACATTTTGCCAGCAGTAACGAAAGGCGACTTGTTGCAATTAAACGAAGCAACCGCAAAACAAACCTTCGCACGACCCCCAGCACGATTCACTGAAGGTAGTTTGGTTAAAAAGCTCGAAGAGCTCGGAATTGGACGCCCGTCAACTTATGCAACTATTATCGATACCATCCAAACTCGTGGCTACGTACTGCGTGGCGAGGGAGAAGGCACAGAACGCGATACAATTGTCTTGTCTTTGAAAAACGATACGGTTAACAAAGAAGTGATCCAAGAAAAAACCGGCGCCGACAGAGGCAAACTGGTACCGACTCCAGCCGGTGAATTGATTGCCGATTTTCTAGGCGAGCATTTCGAACAAGTTGTCGACTACGATTTCACAGCCAAAGTAGAAGAACAATTTGACCAGATTGCGACTAATAAACTAGCGCGAAATGCCATGCTAAAGGCATTTTACACGCCATTTCACAAACTCATCGAACAATCTGGCGGCATTGACCGTAGCAAAGTAGGGCAGTCGCGTACCATAGGTACCGATCCAAAGACCGGCAAGCTCATCACCGCCCGCTTTGGCCGCTTCGGTCCCATGCTACAACTTGGCGAAGCAACCGACGACGATAAGCCACAGTTCGCACCCATGCCAACTGGCGCGAAAATTGAATCCGTCACATTAGAGCAAGCTCTCGTAGCCTTTCAGCTGCCACGTCTTGTAGGCACAACCTCCGACGGCAAAGAAATCAAAGCTAACATCGGCCGCTTCGGTCCCTATATCCAAGTCGATAAATTATTCGTGAGTATCAAACCCGAAGATCCGCACGATATCACGCTCGAAAAAGCCCTTGAACTCTACGAAGCTAAACTCAAGGCTGAAGCAGAAAAAAACATTGCCGACTTTGGTGATGGCGTTAAAGTTCTCAACGGTCGCTGGGGGCCCTATGTTACTGACGGCAAAAAGAACGCCAAGATTCCGAAAGATACTGATCCAAAATCAATCACTCACGAACAAGCAAAACAGATGTTAGATGAAGCTCCGACCTCTAAAAAACGATTTGCGCGTCGCAAGAAATAA